The nucleotide sequence ATCGGTTTGAAAATTACTAATAAACAAGAAAAATGCAGCTGGCAGATGATTCTTATTTCAAGCATACCTTCTTTAatttttcctgtttctttctaTCTTCTTCACTATCAGAACCTGTACTCTTcttgtgctttttcttctttttcttcttctcctctttttgtttttcctgaTGCATCTGCAAAGGGTGGGAAAGAGCAATAgtattcagaggcagccccacgtataacacATTGTAGTAAATGAAGCTAGGGAATGTTTGAGACTTTGAAGGATGAAATGTTACATGGGCTGTGCTTTCTTATTTTGAATAACCACTAGGCTGATCTTGCAGTTAAAGAGAACTATTCCTCTATATCAGTTGTGGGGAACTTCCGGCCCCCAAGCCAAATGAGGCCTGGCAAGTGGTTCTAACTGGGCCCATGGGGCAGTTTTCCTTAAACCACATCCATCTGCTGCACACCAGACATATGTAACATCAGGTGTGGAGCAAGTGAAGCCACAGCTGCAAAAGAACAATTGGGAGCCTTAAAGAATGCTGCCAGTTGTTTCTTGCTAAGGAGGACTTGCATTTGGAACCTTTTAAATTTGATGCCAAATACAAGCTCTGCTGAGATTAGTGTCATTAAAGAACTTCTGATCCGAGCTCCCAAGCGCAACTGATTCCTGCCAAAAGCAGAGGTTTTAATAAGCGTCACTTAGCTGATTGGCACTGACTACAACCCCTGCTGGTATTGGCTAGTGACCTTTCTTTGCAGCCTGACTTGAGTTCAAGTTTGTCTGCAAAGAAAAACTACTTCACCTAGTGATGGCAGGTGACCTGCAGTGGGCGCATGGAGATCTGGCCTGctggctggatccagttccccattcctgctctacaaACTAAAAATATCTCTCTTCCCCTTGACACACCAATAgggttctcttttcttttcttttgtaaaggGAAGCAAGCAGGAGAAAAAGGCAACCTACCTCCACTAGAGTTCTTTGTTTGGTCATGTACTCTTCCTCAGGCACTTCAATGGGCAATTCCTCATCAGCGTTCTGTAGAGAGAATAAatagaagagaaaataaaattcaaCAGGAGATACAAGTATTagcctggttgtttttttaatttagaagTGGAAAATTTATTTCTTAGGCCAGTTCTTACTGCGATTTCTCTTCCAGCTTCTCCTGTGCAGTATGAATACTTTACAAATGAGTAGCAGCATTTATATCCCCATTTGCCTTCTTTCCAATAGGAACCCCAAATGCACTGCAGGGGgaataaaaagaaaagtaaaatcaGTTACTTTTACTACCATTGCTTGTGCTGATGTAAagttatagaaataaataaatgttgttcagGATACAACTAAACTTTTGAGAAATATTACTTTCCCTGAAAGCATGAAATCTACTTAGAGGATTTATTAAACTTCTATTAAAGTCAAATCTTCAGCCTAGGAAGGATTTGTTCTACTCAGATCCTGTTTgttggcttcccagaggcatctggttggccacactgTGAAGAAAGGCTGCTGGACTAAGGATTAGAGCAActgccctatgaggaaaggttgcaacatcTGGGGCAATCCAAAGTTCAGCCCTTTTGATGTTTTAGTTTACTTGACTGAGTTTCTGAACATATGCATAATTCTGCTGCCAAAATGGGACATAAAAGTGCTTCATTTTTGCTGAACTGCGCCCTGAACAGATGTACAGTATCTGCAGATTTTGAAGACTGATTTTTTAAGTTTCCAAGTCAAATATTTGCTAAGTGAAACGATGGGGCTGGATCTAGGTGTCACCCTATGTTAAAAGAAGGTTCCTTCCGCCCACAAATAAGCTTTTAATCCTGAGGAGAGATCCCACTGGCGGAAGGAGGGAAGGCACCTTTTATTGCTTCTCCCTGCAAAGGAATCATTGTAGTAAGTAACTTTTAAAACCAACTGTTTTACAGTGAAGCAGTGACCATGTAAGCACAGGAGAACTCAACTCATACCTATGAAGTGTGTGCAGGTCAGAATTTGGCTGCTTGCAGCTGAAGGGGAGCACAGCTCAGAATAATTCTGAGCAGCAGAACCCTTATTCAAAAATATAAAGTGTAGCCTTATTTTTAGTAAGGTTTCCTGTTCTTGATGCTTACTGTATGATTGTTGATAGTTACATCTTCCTCATATTTAGAACGAGCAACAGCCTTCTCTTGACCTTTAATAACTGTTCCATGTCTAGAATATTCCACGTAATCTTCTGTCTGAGCAAGCAACAACTCAGGCGGTGGGGCATCCAGATGTTCTTGTCCTCCATACTGTAAGAAataaaagtttggaaaactctttAGCAAAGGATTATCTACAGTTTAACTATACAGTATTTTACTAATCAAGAATCCCTCTCTGGATATTGCAGGAAACAGCTGTAAGGCACTACACTATCCTTATATACAGGCAACCCGATTTACACGGGGTTGTGTTTCTGGTCAGTGGAGCACACAGAAGCCCGGCATGCCCTTTTCCAGGTCTACAATGACCCGCGTGTCAGGGGTTGCACATCAATTGtacatgcgcaaaatggacgtCGCCTGTCCACTCTGCTTTTAAGAAGTTCATGTGCATGTGTATTGAAAACATTTTCAAATTTCTATTCAGTGGAATAGAATACACCAACACAAGCAAAACTGCATAAATTTctagcagtattttttttaagcaaatgcaCAGCAAGGTTAGATTATAAATCCATTTCCACCTCAAAAATCAGATTGGTTTGTAAACCTATTTACTCCCTGTTGTGTGTTGGATTTTTTTAAGGGGCTTAAAtgaaggtttttatttatttatttataaaaccttACAAATAGCAGTTCAAAATATGCAATTCTGTTTAAAATATGCAATTCAGTAAATCTTGCTTGCTGCATTTCTATTGCTGCATGCAAAAATCTCTGGTTGCCTTCAGCTACTAGGCTGGTGCTTATATATGAGGCTGATTTACCTTCTCCAGGAtgctttctttctgctgctcctTGAAGTCTTCTTTTTTCACTTTGAAGGACTTATACAAGAGTTCAAGTTTTGTAGGATCTGCCTGAAGATGAACTTCAGAGCCTTTTTCATAGGCTTCCCAGGCAAACACTTTTAAGGAATTAAGGAGAGAGAATGTTTGCAATAACTATttgctgatacacacacacacacacacacacacacacacacacaggaaccaAATAATTATGGGGGAAGTGGGGGTAAAGGAAGACAAGGCAAAGGTAAGGTTCTGTGTTTTTACTCTTCCCTTCTATTCCCATGAATGATTCTCAGCTTCACAGAGCCAGTTCCAGGAACAGCTGCCATGAATCTCTCTAGGCTTGGCTCTACTGAGCCAGCTTCAGGAACAGCCTGCAACATCACTGTCCACTGTTCATCTGCTCAAGCTGGCCTGGAACCCACTTGCTTTGAGCAGAGGGTTCATGGTTTCCAAGGGGCAGAGTTTGCAGTTTGGGGAGAATTATCTAAGGATATGAAGGGGACATTGGGCTTGGAGGACACCTGGAtcactgcagcccccccccccctacattttATACCCCATGCTGAAGGGAAGTGAGTGAGCAAACAGCTACTTCCTTTCAGCCTAACTCCTGGGCTCAGAAGCCTAAGAGAACTCACAACTGCATGATGCTCTCTGTAGCCAGTGTTCCTTTGGCAGTATGGAGGAGGCACAAATGCACCCCTTAgcacatgtttttttttctttttttgataaagGGGAGGTATTGGGGGGTGTTCCTCTGAATAGGGACCCTTTTCCTCTATTGGGCACCCAAATACCCAAAGTTGAAATTCCACTGAAGATTAAACTGAGAATAGTTCCTTCCACTGCCAAAacccacatttaaagcatgtttcaTTAAGTAGCAGTGGATGGTACAACTGAAGAAAACATCGGTCTGGCAGATTCAGTACTTACGCTGAGTTTGTGCCATAGAAATGGTAGCCCCTGTGTAACGAACGAAGTTGTCACCTGCATAACTGACCCTGGAAGGAAAGACCTTGTAAGTAATCAGGATGCACAGGAAGTATGAGTGGTTTTACATTACAATATGAGTTCTTTCTTCTTTGTTAGGACACTTTCATTGAAAGCAGCCATTCCCATGTTTGCAAAGATGTGCTTCAATAAGCAACACAAGTCCCCGCACCACCCCCAAAAGCAACACAAGTGACGAGCTCTGCCACAGATCTGTAAAATCCAGCCTGCTTCTTGcgtctctgaggagactcaactGCACGCACCGCTGTCAGAGCAATCATCCATTATCAAAATGCAGTATGAGAAACCACTTTCAGATTAAAACCACACACAAGAAAGAAATGTACTGCCACCCTCATGCAACAGAGCTTTCTTACACAGCATCTGGGGCCCACATTTGTTGGTGATTTGCAAGCCAGCCTCTATTTATGCTCACCAGCAACCCTCTCCCATCCCCATGAAAGTCCTCCCAAGTGTGCTGTGGGTCTTAGAGGCAGGGGTTTCTCACCAGCCCTTGCTGTggataaaaaaaccacacaagatTTCAGCTCTTTTACTTTTCCCAAACTGCAACTCAAAAGGGAAAACCATGTCTCTCACTGAACCCTCTGTCTATATACAGAAGGCTTGAAAGGAAAGCATGGTCTCATATCAAGCTTGGCTATGGTAACAAACAGCATGAGAGACTcaagataattttttatttactCCTTACTCCAGCACAAAGTAAAGCTTGGAGGAAAGAGACCTAAGCTTTTGGGCATCAGTCCCCCCAGAAGctcaagagcactttcccctagTGGGATAGCACATGGATATGTGAATGTCTGTGCAGCATTCTTCAACAGAATAATTAATTTCAACCAAATGATTAGGGGTGATGGAGGTGTCAAATCAATTTTTTCCATGGGTGAAATCCAACAGTGTTTCTTCACCAGCGGAATGGATATTGGTGGTAGAACAGATTCTCCCCAACCTTGCATGCCCTAAAACCTGGTTTGGGAAACCTCTGGCAGATAGGGAAAAGGGAGGTCCATTCACATGGTTTTGGATGCCACCCAGGAAATCCCCAGTATCAAATTAGTACTAATGAAAGCTTTTCTCACAACTTCCACTGTCATGTACAGGTTTCACTGGTACCCAAATATTTATGTTTGAAAGGATGCACAAGACATTTAAATTATCCGAGCAAGTTAGTTTCAAACTTACTCATCTGGATTCTTTCCGGCATTGGCATATGGATTCTCTCTCATTGCTCTGGTTTTAGGATCATAGTATGCAGAATTGGGATCAAGATTCCGCAAGTACTGAAAAGACAGGAGAATACAGATTTGAAGCTTCAGTGCAGGTAACAGAGCCAACCATCCCTTGAAGATCTTTTAATGCCAACATGTCCATGCAGCTAATCAAATCCTCATTTCAATTTAAGTTAAATGGATTTCTTAATGTCACTAAGCAATAAATTTTCAGTTAAGGATGAGAAATCTAAAAGAGACAATTGGTTGCATATATTAATTAATAAAGCTTGATGAAGGCAAGAAGAATGTTGTGTACTTTTCTTAATCCACCAGTAAAACACAGACAGTAGCTACACAATGACAAGGCTTAATGTGAATCTGCTTACTTTAGCGATATCCTCCCGAATACGCAGGTTTCGGACTGTAATACGCCTTTTGGAATCAAAATTCTGTCCAGGCATATCAATGTCATCTGCATATttgtcttcatcttcatcttcactGTTATGATCTCTTTCCTGAAAACATAGTAAGATGCATTATTCAAAAGAGCAGTAGGTGTAGAACTCATTTGCACAATTAATCTAAAATGCAAAGACCTTTAAACTATTAAAAAAATTCACACAATTTTATTAGTgctttgtaaataaaaaaataattatatagaGTCAtatatgttttaatttattagGATCTAAGTGAGGTTAGATTTGCCAAAGGCTATTTCAGCCTTGCAGGACAGGTCACTTAGATACAGAAATAGACGCGAAACATCCTTCTAACTGGTCCATGTTACTCAAGCAGCACAGAGAGCTGAAAGGGCAGCTGATTAATTTTGTTGTCTCTATGCAAAAAGGCttaaaaaacacccacaaaccTCCCATCTTTTCATAAAGTGATGCTGATtatcagaggcatctggttggggtGGGAAAAGAGGTGATCCATCCACACCCCCAATTTTTCACTTTCCCTTGTAACAGTAATAGTTTCTGGTCCATCACATATGATGGCAGGTGATTAATAGGTGGGTGGTTCCAAGCACCTATCAAAATGGCTCACAGAGGTATGTTCAGTTCTAGATTTGGTCCTTTAGCATGATCCAGTTGCCTACCACATAATACACCAAGCCATTTTCTGTGAAAAAACAATTCTCTCTGTTGTATCTTGTGAGTTTTTTTGAAATATTCTTTACCGTTTGTGAATTTGGTTCCTCTTCTCCCCATCTATGTCGCGGCGAGTTCTGTGGCAAGGAAAAGTAGCATTAGCACACTACATAAGTTCCATTTTGTATTTTAGTTTTAAATttcaaaaagtttttaaaaagcataagaCTGAAATTAACTTTATTGAGGAAGCTGAAAGAAAATACTCTGAAATGGCTCTGGTTCCCCCCTTCAAAGGAAGCTTTAATATTAAAAGTAGGCTTTATACTGCCACCTAGTGAAGAAATTCAGTATCTTCTGCAAAATGAAGGGCACGCCCAAATGAGTAAGCACTCCTGTTGGTTTGTTCATAGCAAAAGCTGTAGCTTAAATCTACCTTAAGCCTGATCCAGTGTTTATTTGTGCCATCAGCAGCACCCTATACCTTTAATAGCAGAGGTGACATGTGAGAAAGGGGGACATACATCCCTTGTGGTAAAACAGGGTACTATTGTTTTCAGTTCACTTACCACTTGCTCTGTCAGCTTTCCTGAAGCCAGCTCCTCCTGGAGCTTCTGCACTTTCAGTGAGCGTTTAGCCTGTTAAAATGAAAGCAGGATTACTTCTCACATTGGACTGAAAGCTTGCACAACTGCTTCATTCATCATGCAAACATCCATCttgtttaattaaaattaaatctgTCTAGTTTGGTACTAAAATTCAGTATGAACAATCCACTTATTAACCCTTAGCAAGCAGAAGTTCTTCCCACCAGAGGGAATCTTTCACTAGACAAGTGGTATTTATCCACTGCTGTGTGAGTGGTGTTCTGCATGCTCAA is from Lacerta agilis isolate rLacAgi1 chromosome 2, rLacAgi1.pri, whole genome shotgun sequence and encodes:
- the SLU7 gene encoding pre-mRNA-splicing factor SLU7, producing the protein MESGSMETIPTNPPGGSNGLEEPKKMTREDWRKKKELEEQRKLGNAPAEVDEEGKDINPHIPQYISSVPWYIDPSKRPTLKHQRPQPEKQQEFTFLGEWYKRGVKENSHATKYRKGACENCGALTHKKKDCLERPRKVGAKFTGTNIAPDEHMQPQLMFDYDGKRDRWNGYNPEEHMKIVEEYAKVDLAKRSLKVQKLQEELASGKLTEQVNSPRHRWGEEEPNSQTERDHNSEDEDEDKYADDIDMPGQNFDSKRRITVRNLRIREDIAKYLRNLDPNSAYYDPKTRAMRENPYANAGKNPDEVSYAGDNFVRYTGATISMAQTQLFAWEAYEKGSEVHLQADPTKLELLYKSFKVKKEDFKEQQKESILEKYGGQEHLDAPPPELLLAQTEDYVEYSRHGTVIKGQEKAVARSKYEEDVTINNHTCIWGSYWKEGKWGYKCCYSFVKYSYCTGEAGREIANADEELPIEVPEEEYMTKQRTLVEMHQEKQKEEKKKKKKKHKKSTGSDSEEDRKKQEKLKKALNAEEARLLHVKEIMQLDERKRPYNSMYESREPTEEEMEAYRMKRQRPDDPMASFLGQ